TTCCTCGGCGACGGAGCCCTAAAATCGACTCAACGAGAATATAGACGCCAGGCAAGTCCTCCGCGACGGCTCACGCGAGACTTCGGGGACGTCACCGGATCGCGCGTCGAGGTTATTCGAACTTCCCGGCGGTGCAGAAGTCCAGGACCAGGCGACGGTACCGATCCGGATCCATCGCGGGAAGGTCGTGGTGGTCGCCCCCCGGGAAGATTTCGAGGCGGCCGTGGGAGCGCACGCGTTCGAACAGGGCATGGGCCTCCTCCGGCCTGGCCAGGTCGTC
The nucleotide sequence above comes from Paludisphaera rhizosphaerae. Encoded proteins:
- a CDS encoding alpha/beta hydrolase family protein encodes the protein MGAWPGQRAWPGQRASAYLGLRTVARLVVPDFQAIAPLRAVEHIPATVPVLILAGGADDLARPEEAHALFERVRSHGRLEIFPGGDHHDLPAMDPDRYRRLVLDFCTAGKFE